A genome region from Sphingomonas anseongensis includes the following:
- the hemH gene encoding ferrochelatase → MTIKSAPPNHPKVEHGRIGVLLINLGTPDAPEPGAVRRYLAEFLTDPRVIEIPQWLWRPILHGVVLRTRPKKSAHAYRQVWSEEGSPLAAITRRQAVALQKRLGADVRVDFAMRYGNPGIEAAVEKMVKAGCDRIFAAPLYPQYCAATTASALDALFAAVASMRRQPALRTLPPYHDDPLYLGALRTSIERQLKALDFEPQRLLLSFHGMPKRTLELGDPYHCHCQKTARLLDEQLSIPTDIAFQSRFGRAKWLEPATDTTLAAYPSKGVTRIAIAAPGFSADCVETLEELEIRGRETFVAAGGERFARLDCLNDSPEGMEMLEELVRRELEGWLPAA, encoded by the coding sequence TTGACGATCAAGTCCGCGCCGCCGAATCACCCGAAGGTCGAGCATGGCCGGATCGGCGTCCTGCTGATCAACCTCGGCACCCCCGACGCTCCGGAACCGGGCGCAGTGCGGCGGTATCTCGCCGAATTCCTGACGGACCCGAGAGTGATCGAAATCCCGCAATGGCTATGGCGGCCAATCCTTCACGGCGTCGTGCTCCGCACCCGGCCGAAGAAGTCCGCTCATGCCTATCGCCAGGTGTGGAGCGAAGAGGGCTCGCCGCTCGCTGCGATCACCAGGCGTCAGGCGGTGGCGCTGCAAAAGCGCCTTGGCGCGGACGTGAGGGTCGACTTTGCGATGCGCTACGGCAACCCGGGAATCGAGGCCGCCGTCGAGAAGATGGTGAAGGCAGGCTGCGACCGAATTTTCGCGGCGCCGCTCTACCCGCAATATTGCGCGGCCACGACTGCAAGCGCGCTCGATGCGCTGTTCGCGGCGGTCGCATCCATGCGGCGACAGCCGGCGCTTCGCACCTTGCCGCCGTACCACGATGACCCTCTCTACCTCGGTGCGCTTCGCACCAGCATCGAGCGGCAGTTGAAGGCGCTCGATTTCGAGCCCCAGCGGCTCCTTTTGAGCTTCCACGGAATGCCCAAGCGGACACTGGAGCTTGGTGACCCCTATCACTGCCATTGCCAGAAGACGGCCCGGCTGCTCGACGAGCAGCTATCGATCCCGACCGATATCGCCTTCCAGTCGCGTTTCGGGCGAGCGAAATGGCTGGAGCCTGCGACGGACACGACGCTCGCAGCTTATCCGTCGAAAGGAGTCACCCGGATAGCAATCGCCGCTCCGGGCTTCTCCGCCGATTGCGTCGAAACGCTGGAGGAGCTGGAGATCCGCGGCCGCGAGACCTTTGTCGCCGCGGGCGGCGAGCGCTTTGCCCGGCTCGATTGCCTCAACGATTCGCCCGAGGGCATGGAGATGCTCGAAGAGCTCGTCCGCCGCGAACTTGAAGGCTGGCTCCCAGCCGCCTAA
- a CDS encoding class I adenylate-forming enzyme family protein, whose translation MASDLDRKFDETLAAVTGPGGRIQVELDAQGRPFVANFPGTLPALFRTFCGLNAQTEAVVAGSERLTFAELNSLSERLARALAARGISKGDRIAIAMRNCPTWIVSYMAALKAGAVATLLNGWWQSDEMAHALDLTKPALALADSTRAARISAANVISIDVDLPIEQALAPLLEAGESDLPDIAPDDEATILFTSGSTGESKGALSTHRAVTTGVYTYASHLLTLLSILESEGRPPPNPPRTLLSVPLFHVTGEVPVLLNSFVIGRGMVLMSKWDAGEALRLIEKEKVTYFVGVPTMSLELMTHPDHDKYDLSSLTDIAAGGAPRPIRHVERLQKAFGWAQPALGYGLTETNAVGCSNFWSSYAEKPASTGRAQKPFVEIAILGPNDAHLATGERGEIAIRSAANMKCYWQNPDATKEIFTADGFVRSGDIGYLDEDGYLFIVDRKKEIIIRGGENISTAEVEAACYACPDVAEAAVFGAPDERLGEVPVAVIRARNALDAESLRDFLHATIAAFKIPARFIFVDEPLPKLGTGKVDRIALKALYGR comes from the coding sequence ATGGCGAGTGATCTCGATCGGAAATTCGACGAGACCCTTGCTGCCGTCACCGGACCCGGCGGTCGGATTCAGGTCGAACTCGACGCGCAGGGCAGGCCGTTCGTCGCCAACTTTCCCGGCACGTTACCGGCCCTATTCCGCACCTTTTGCGGTCTCAACGCGCAGACCGAGGCCGTGGTCGCGGGCAGCGAGCGGCTGACGTTCGCCGAGCTGAACAGCTTGTCGGAAAGACTGGCGCGGGCGCTTGCCGCAAGGGGAATTTCGAAGGGCGATCGGATCGCGATCGCCATGCGCAACTGCCCTACGTGGATCGTCTCCTACATGGCGGCGCTCAAGGCCGGCGCCGTTGCGACGCTTCTCAATGGCTGGTGGCAATCGGACGAGATGGCGCATGCGCTGGACCTCACGAAGCCGGCGCTGGCGCTCGCGGACTCGACGAGAGCAGCGCGAATCTCCGCCGCAAACGTCATTTCGATCGATGTCGACCTGCCGATCGAGCAAGCGTTGGCTCCATTGCTGGAGGCCGGAGAATCGGACCTCCCGGACATCGCTCCCGACGACGAGGCCACGATCCTGTTCACGTCTGGCTCGACCGGCGAATCCAAGGGCGCGCTGTCGACCCATCGGGCCGTCACGACGGGCGTCTACACCTATGCGTCACATCTCCTCACCCTGCTGTCGATTCTGGAGAGCGAGGGGCGGCCGCCGCCGAACCCGCCGCGCACGCTGCTCAGCGTTCCTTTGTTCCACGTCACCGGCGAAGTTCCGGTCCTTTTGAACAGCTTCGTCATCGGCCGCGGCATGGTGCTGATGTCCAAATGGGATGCCGGCGAGGCGCTCCGGCTGATCGAGAAGGAGAAGGTCACCTATTTCGTCGGGGTGCCGACGATGAGCCTCGAGCTGATGACGCATCCCGACCACGACAAATACGACCTGTCCTCGCTGACGGATATCGCCGCCGGCGGTGCGCCGCGCCCCATCCGCCACGTTGAGCGGTTGCAAAAGGCTTTCGGTTGGGCGCAGCCGGCGCTCGGCTACGGCCTCACCGAAACCAACGCTGTCGGCTGCAGCAATTTCTGGTCGAGCTACGCGGAGAAGCCGGCGTCCACCGGGCGGGCGCAGAAGCCGTTCGTCGAGATCGCCATCCTCGGCCCGAACGACGCACACCTCGCGACAGGGGAGCGGGGCGAGATCGCAATTCGCTCGGCGGCCAACATGAAATGCTATTGGCAGAATCCCGATGCGACGAAGGAGATCTTCACCGCCGATGGCTTCGTCCGGTCCGGCGACATCGGCTATCTCGACGAGGACGGCTACCTCTTCATCGTCGACCGCAAGAAGGAGATCATCATCCGCGGCGGCGAGAACATCTCCACCGCCGAGGTAGAGGCCGCCTGCTATGCCTGCCCCGATGTTGCCGAAGCCGCCGTTTTCGGAGCGCCGGACGAGCGGCTGGGCGAAGTCCCTGTGGCGGTGATCCGTGCCCGCAACGCGCTCGACGCGGAGTCGCTGCGCGACTTCCTTCACGCGACGATTGCCGCCTTCAAGATCCCCGCTCGCTTCATCTTCGTCGACGAGCCGCTGCCGAAGCTCGGGACCGGCAAGGTCGATCGCATTGCGCTGAAGGCGCTTTACGGCCGTTGA
- a CDS encoding ribbon-helix-helix domain-containing protein — translation MGAAPPPSPPKKRSVTIAGHETSIALEPIFWTALEKAAADADLPLNALVARIDAQRLEASPPANLASAIRQWLYARTLAGE, via the coding sequence ATGGGGGCCGCTCCGCCTCCATCGCCGCCGAAGAAGCGGTCCGTCACGATCGCCGGCCATGAGACGTCAATCGCGCTCGAGCCGATCTTCTGGACCGCGCTGGAAAAGGCGGCCGCCGACGCTGACCTGCCGCTCAATGCGCTGGTTGCGCGAATCGATGCGCAGCGGCTCGAGGCATCGCCGCCGGCGAACCTCGCCTCGGCGATCCGGCAATGGCTCTACGCGCGGACGCTAGCGGGCGAGTAG
- the phbB gene encoding acetoacetyl-CoA reductase: MARVAIVTGGTRGIGEAISIALRDMGLTVAANYMGNDERAKAFTDRTGIRSYKWDVSDFEACQQGVCQVESDLGPVDVLVNNAGITRDATMKRMDHQKWQDVIDTNLGGCFNMAKAVFEGMTGRGYGRVVNIGSINGQAGQYGQVNYAAAKSGIHGFTKALAQEGAKFGVTVNAIAPGYIDTDMVAAVPDEVLQKIVARIPVGRLGRADEIARGVAFLCDDNAGFVTGSTLSINGGQHMY; this comes from the coding sequence ATGGCTCGGGTGGCGATCGTCACTGGGGGAACGCGCGGCATCGGCGAGGCGATCAGCATCGCTTTGAGGGACATGGGCCTGACCGTCGCGGCCAATTATATGGGCAATGACGAGCGGGCCAAGGCATTCACCGACCGCACCGGAATCCGCTCCTACAAGTGGGACGTGTCGGACTTTGAGGCGTGCCAGCAGGGCGTTTGCCAGGTGGAATCGGACCTCGGCCCGGTCGACGTGCTGGTCAACAATGCCGGAATCACCCGCGATGCGACGATGAAGCGGATGGACCACCAGAAATGGCAGGACGTCATCGACACCAATCTCGGCGGCTGCTTCAACATGGCCAAAGCGGTGTTCGAGGGCATGACCGGCCGCGGCTACGGCCGGGTCGTCAACATTGGGTCGATCAACGGCCAGGCAGGCCAGTACGGCCAGGTCAATTATGCCGCCGCCAAGTCCGGAATCCACGGCTTCACCAAGGCTCTTGCCCAGGAAGGAGCCAAGTTCGGGGTGACGGTGAACGCGATCGCTCCGGGATATATCGACACCGACATGGTCGCGGCCGTCCCCGACGAGGTGCTTCAGAAGATCGTCGCCCGAATTCCCGTCGGCCGGCTCGGCCGCGCTGACGAGATCGCGCGCGGAGTCGCTTTCCTTTGCGACGACAATGCCGGCTTCGTCACCGGCTCGACTTTGTCGATCAACGGCGGGCAGCACATGTATTGA